One Algibacter sp. L3A6 genomic region harbors:
- a CDS encoding low molecular weight protein-tyrosine-phosphatase, with product MTKILMVCLGNICRSPLAEGILRAKLPKHFIVDSAGTANYHTGNAPDPRSIAVAKKYGINISNLRGRQFSVSDFDTFDLIYVMDDSNYNNVIKLARNNEDISKVNFILNEIYPAQDFNVPDPYYGGTNGFENIYNMLNEACITIAHNLTSE from the coding sequence ATGACTAAAATTCTGATGGTATGCTTGGGAAACATTTGTCGTTCTCCACTTGCCGAAGGTATTTTAAGAGCCAAACTACCAAAACATTTTATTGTAGACTCTGCAGGAACCGCAAATTACCATACCGGTAATGCACCAGATCCTCGTTCTATTGCTGTAGCTAAAAAGTATGGCATAAATATTTCAAACTTAAGAGGAAGGCAATTTTCGGTTTCCGATTTTGATACCTTCGATCTTATTTATGTTATGGACGACTCTAACTACAACAACGTTATAAAATTGGCGAGAAACAATGAAGATATCTCTAAAGTAAACTTCATTTTAAACGAAATTTACCCAGCTCAAGATTTTAATGTACCAGATCCTTATTACGGAGGAACTAATGGATTTGAGAACATTTACAACATGCTAAATGAAGCGTGTATAACTATTGCCCATAATTTAACTTCGGAATAA
- a CDS encoding SAM-dependent methyltransferase produces MTSAIGQLYLIPTTLGDNNPLDVLPITVKNTIDKIDVFIVENEKTARRFIKKICPEKSQPTLQLFLLNKRTEASELPAFLNPCLTGINVGLLSEAGCPGVADPGADVVKIAHEKNIKVVPLVGPSSILMAMMSSGMNGQSFAFNGYLPIDKAERKAEIKRLERLSFEHNQSQLFIETPYRNNKMLEDLSSILEKNTDICVACDITLDTEFIKTKNAAAWQKNSVDLHKRPTLFIIHKS; encoded by the coding sequence ATGACATCTGCTATAGGCCAACTTTATTTAATACCAACCACTTTAGGAGACAACAATCCGCTTGATGTTTTACCTATAACTGTAAAAAATACTATAGATAAAATAGATGTTTTTATTGTTGAAAATGAAAAAACAGCACGTCGATTTATAAAGAAGATATGTCCAGAAAAATCGCAACCCACTTTACAGTTGTTTCTATTAAACAAACGTACAGAAGCTAGTGAGTTACCAGCGTTTTTAAATCCATGTTTAACGGGTATTAATGTGGGTCTTCTATCTGAAGCAGGTTGCCCTGGTGTTGCAGATCCAGGAGCTGATGTTGTAAAAATAGCACATGAGAAAAATATAAAAGTAGTACCACTTGTTGGACCATCGTCTATTTTAATGGCCATGATGAGTTCTGGCATGAACGGACAGAGCTTTGCTTTTAACGGCTACTTACCTATCGATAAAGCTGAGCGCAAAGCCGAAATTAAGCGCTTAGAACGCTTATCTTTCGAACACAATCAATCTCAGTTATTTATTGAAACTCCGTATAGAAACAACAAAATGCTAGAAGATTTAAGTAGTATTTTAGAGAAAAACACAGATATCTGTGTGGCTTGTGATATTACTTTAGACACCGAGTTTATAAAAACTAAAAATGCCGCAGCATGGCAAAAAAATAGCGTTGACCTTCATAAAAGACCAACGCTATTCATTATACAT